The genome window ACAACGCTGCTGCGTCTGTTATACGCATCACTTCCGGTTATGCGTGGTAACGTGAATGTTGCGGGGTATGATTTAAAAACATTACCCGCGCGCAAAATTCCCGACTTGCGACGAAAAGTAAGTGTTGTTTTTCAGGATTTTAAAATTCTTCCCTACCGTACTGTGTACCAGAATGTCGCTATGGCGCTTGAAGTTCGCGGACTGAATCAGCTCCATATTGACAGAAGGGTACGTGCTGTTGTCCGCGGCTTGGGGCTTGAACCACGCATCGATATGCTGTGCGGAGAGCTTTCCGGTGGTGAACAGCAGCGAGTTGCTGTAGCTCGTTCCATTGTGGTTAACCCGAAAATTCTTCTTGCAGATGAACCGACAGGTAACCTTGATGATGAACTTGCTGCACGCATGATGAGCATATTTAAACAGTTCCACATGCATGGAACAACCGTAGTGCTTGCAACACACAGTAACGAACTGGTGCGAATGCATCCTGAGGCGCGTCAGCTTAGATTGGAGCAGGGACAAATTGTTGCTGCCAACTGGCGCGGGGCACAAGTGTTTTCGGAAAAGATTAAGGAGGTGCATATCTAATGCGTGTCTTCTTAAAACTTATCGGACAAGGCTTTCGTGACGTTGCATTGCACCCGTGGGCGCAGTTGATGGCACTTCTTGCAGTTACTTTTATTACCTTCCTTGGTGGACTCATGCTGCTGAGCGTGGACAATCTGGACAGTGAGTTAAAAGTAA of Halodesulfovibrio sp. contains these proteins:
- the ftsE gene encoding cell division ATP-binding protein FtsE — encoded protein: MLTVTNLSHNFGSYWALKNCSFSLKKGEFLFLTGSSGAGKTTLLRLLYASLPVMRGNVNVAGYDLKTLPARKIPDLRRKVSVVFQDFKILPYRTVYQNVAMALEVRGLNQLHIDRRVRAVVRGLGLEPRIDMLCGELSGGEQQRVAVARSIVVNPKILLADEPTGNLDDELAARMMSIFKQFHMHGTTVVLATHSNELVRMHPEARQLRLEQGQIVAANWRGAQVFSEKIKEVHI